A portion of the Malania oleifera isolate guangnan ecotype guangnan chromosome 3, ASM2987363v1, whole genome shotgun sequence genome contains these proteins:
- the LOC131151530 gene encoding uncharacterized protein LOC131151530 has product MALLSALTLSILSSSDLLSALTLSILSSPLDLWSAATLRPTTRLSALTLSILSSLALLSALTLSIVSTSALLWCVATCCAIVGAILEILERFSFSILDHERYDHGLAYPDSDSKRRKQDSSGADIIPLVKPNREPRVVVQIVSEVDILDDGYCWCKYGQKW; this is encoded by the exons ATGGCTctcctctcagctctcactctctcaatcctctcctcttcGGATCTCCTCTCAGCTCTCAccctctcaatcctctcctctcctctagaTCTTTGGAGCGCTGCTACGCTGCGGCCCACAACTcgcctctcagctctcactctctcaatcctctcctctttGGCTctcctctcagctctcactctctcaatcgTCTCCACTTCGGCTCTTCTTTGGTGCGTTGCTACGTGCTGCG CAATAGTTGGCGCCATCTTGGAaattcttgagaggttttctttTTCAATCCTTGATCACGAAAG ATATGACCATGGACTTGCTTACCCAGATTCTGACTCGAAGCGTAGGAAACAAGACTCCAGTGGTGCTGATATTATTCCACTGGTTAAGCCAAATCGGGAGCCACGAGTTGTTGTTCAGATTGTTAGTGAGGTTGATATACTTGATGATGGATATTGTTGGTGCAAGTATGGACAAAAGTGGTGA